The following are encoded in a window of Rissa tridactyla isolate bRisTri1 chromosome 3, bRisTri1.patW.cur.20221130, whole genome shotgun sequence genomic DNA:
- the LOC128906875 gene encoding cullin-9-like isoform X3, whose protein sequence is MVNERHNGNLLVHLGPKLQAYPEELLRQRRGHDGQPEYLIQWSIVSLEERAAGGSSASSAETKPENVSMWMSAEEVCASCPALLGKRKLEGQWGKEEKAAGPFAADVPLDEASLLEMKADVRSLVQRAGRQISEPGAPESSILNTIHVLSAYASIGSLAGAFKETGALDLLMRMLCHKEKQIRRSAGKMLRALASHDAGSWAYVLLSLSQQDGIEQHMDFDSRYTLLELFAETTSSEEHCMSFEGIHLPQIPGKLLFILVKRYLCVTSLMDKLSSGVEPGREQTNCAVPSLLTEERSRVKQEFEFSMAMANLILELVHVMGWDHSHKPELLPQQELRPRTAHSIFQHRATSCTAAQAAPTPPPKEPSIFKTRSAFPSRSSYVEYVQANLVQGMRVRMLEDYEQVSAGDEGDFRQSNDGTPPVQVYWQALGCTYWVHWHMVEIIGPSGQEEHEGQEKVSTLTYSHKLAAVAQPFFCKPFGGLYSLPYLGEQPTKAAEALSRAEWWELLFFVKKLEAQEQKEITCLIQQDRGEQLSDEEALIQLSVPVELAQKVLEVLEKRCQGSAQRDLRGSHIYAKYFLSKGAEQDGRGSTAVSSEGAVCKSTVSEATTAKAAKEDLSAATVPLQAPAAASKSDSQLFSELLEREGLFFPEVTEEQIKVLGSSEGTSERGSLAKIAAMVDVIRSSSTEVGLRLAGLKHIMKILEEEPEQQVGKAQGRLGTRSVGEKLVNVAVELLSTEVAEKALVVVTLRLLAVFMAKYDCRVPFATEGGVRAVLACMQQHASSALVQQAGLAALKVLVGAVSSEPGGAGGKPLPLNHADAQMMREIFASIGSASSEGSASLLSAIPAAMSTMQRVPGGSSGVQNGLLVVNMLMDSHRGLAEQLVSCDLPTVLQSCWWDGQSTVCPHAMLALSAINRLTEHRLPLGPEMAGREAPLDLRDMRRLLGGLGDGTLSKDVVVALERQLCSEGPVPSGEVAQLLQDPRCFRLLLRSFELLGAEKAVSLSILRILNKFLDGYQEDALPWHECVEPCLSSLSAHSSEREQVVQEVVGFLHRLATASKDCAVVMCRLGTREALAKALDKHSTAPSLAPALLDLVIDCEKYASLYKKLTTSILAGCIQLVLGQIEEHRRSHRPISIPFFDVFLHNLCRGSSVEVKEDKCWEKVQVSSNPHRASKLTDRNPKTYWESNGSTGSHFITVHMQCGVVIREMSMLVASEDSSYMPARVVVLGGDSPAAIRTELNAVTVLPSDSRVILLENMTRFWPVIQIRVKRCQQGGIDTRVRGIEVLGPKPTFWPIFKEQLCRRTFLSCTARAHAWCQEICRDRGQLLQLFGRLNRALRHEQGFADRFLPDDEAARALGRTCWEALVNPLVQSITSPDPHGISPLAWLLSEYLQSVEPPSRGAAFGSRVRRLTQLLVHVDPGSPEPEEARAAGGKEGKNKEVPARAAKAAVEKSSGLWGISQCWRGVVQQQVQRFLEAAGQAPDLVERYCGLYQRLRGATEELFGQQAAFVLALGQGFAGALLQLPFLTALHVSEQFARYLDGQIQELHGAVGSAGPLHRLQQILEPFVVFSGLELAHTFEHFYRHYLGDRLLAQGPSWLEGAIVEQIGLCFPSRFPQEMLSNLAESEELQQQFYLFQLQEQDKRLLELDTGLDEALGTASVADVPEVKVLALSPRCWPVSPLCYMDEPGRFFSAGLSAPLDEFAEFCRRSQGQLGWECTKPRRLQWTWLGHAELQFGDCVLQVSTLQMYILLCFNSAEEVAVEALVQATGLPADLVHHALTPLTHGEGILVWRCPPGGPSSGLG, encoded by the exons ATGGTGAACGAGAGGCATAATGGCAACCTGCTTGTGCACCTGGGACCCAAGCTGCAGGCCTACCCGGAGGAGCTGCTTCGGCAGCGGCGAGGCCACGACGGCCAGCCTGAGTACCTTATCCAGTGGAGTATTGTCAGCTTGGAAGAGAGAGCAGCGGGAGGCAGCAGTGCCTCCTCTGCAGAGACCAAGCCGGAGAACGTCTCCATGTGGATGTCTGCAGAAGAGGTCTGTGCCAGCTGCCCGGCGCTGCTGGGCAAGAGGAAGCTGGAAGGGcagtgggggaaggaggagaaggcagccggCCCCTTTGCTGCAGATGTGCCTCTGGACGAAGCCTCGCTGCTGGAGATGAAGGCCGATGTCAGGAGCCTGGTGCAGCGAGCTGGCCGTCAGATATCTGAGCCTGGGGCCCCCGAGTCCTCCATCCTCAATACCATCCACGTGCTGAGCGCGTACGCCAGCATTGGCTCGCTGGCAGGTGCCTTCAAGGAGACGGGAGCCCTCGACTTGCTGATGAGGATGCTGTGCCACAAGGAGAAGCAAATCCGCCGCAGTGCGGGCAAGATGCTGAGAGCCCTGGCTTCGCATGATGCAG GGAGCTGGGCCTATGTCCTGCTGTCCCTGAGCCAGCAGGATGGCATCGAGCAGCACATGGACTTCGACAGTCGCTACACCTTGCTGGAGCTGTTTGCTGAGACAACATCCTCTGAAGAGCACTGCATGTCCTTTGAGGGGATTCACCTTCCCCAG ATCCCTGGGAAGCTACTGTTCATCCTGGTGAAGCGCTACCTGTGTGTCACTTCTCTCATGGACAAGCTCAGCAGTGGCGTGGAGCCGGGAAGGGAGCAGACGAACTGCGCTGTGCCCAGCCTGCTCACTGAGGAGAGGAGCCGCGTGAAGCAGGAGTTTGAGTTCAGCATGGCTATGGCAAATCTCATCTTGGAGCTGGTGCACGTGATGGGCTGGGACCACAGCCACaagccagagctgctgccccagcaggagCTGCGGCCCCGCACTGCCCACTCCATCTTCCAGCACAGGGCCACATCCTGCACCGCGGCTCAAGCAGCCCCCACTCCCCCACCAAAAGAGCCCAGCATCTTCAAGACGCGCTCAGCCTTCCCCAGCCGCAGCAGCTACGTGGAGTACGTGCAGGCGAACCTGGTGCAGGGCATGCGGGTGCGGATGCTGGAGGACTACGAGCAGGTCAGCGCGGGTGACGAGGGTGACTTCCGCCAGAGCAACGACGGCACGCCGCCTGTGCAG GTGTACTGGCAAGCCCTGGGCTGTACGTACTGGGTTCACTGGCACATGGTGGAGATCATTGGCCCTTCAGGGCAAGAGGAGCATGAGGGCCAGGAGAAGGTGTCCACCCTAACATACAGCCACAAACTGGCAGCAG TTGCGCAGCCGTTTTTCTGCAAGCCCTTTGGAGGGCTGTACTCCCTGCCTTACCTGGGGGAGCAGCCGACCAAGGCTGCAGAGGCCCTGAGCCGTGCCGAGTGGTGGGAGCTGCTCTTCTTTGTGAAGAAGCTGGAAGCGCAGGAGCAGAAAGAGATCACCTGCCTCATCCAGCAGGACCGGGGAGAGCAG CTGTCCGATGAAGAAGCCTTGATCCAGCTGTCGGTACCTGTGGAGCTGGCCCAGAAGGTGCTGGAGGTCTTGGAGAAGCGGTGCCAGGGCAGTGCTCAGCGTGACCTGCGCGGCTCCCACATCTACGCCAAATACTTCCTCAGTAAGGGGGCCGAGCAGGATGGCAGGGGGAGCACCGCAGTGTCCTCGGAGGGTGCTGTCTGCAAGAGCACTGTCTCTGAAGCCACAACAGCCAAGGCAGCAAAGGAAGACCTTTCTGCAGCCACAGTGCCTCTCCAAGCCCCCGCTGCAGCATCCAAGTCGGATTCCCAGCTGTTCAGCGAGCTCCTTGAGAGGGAAGGGCTGTTCTTCCCAGAGGTGACTGAGGAGCAGATCAAAG TGTTGGGCAGCTCCGAGGGGACGAGCGAGAGGGGCTCGCTGGCCAAGATTGCAGCCATGGTGGACGTGATccggagcagcagcacagaggttgggctgCGTTTAGCCGGGCTCAAGCACATCATGAAGATCCTGGAGGAGGAGCCCGAGCAGCAAGTCGGCAAagcccagggcaggctggggaccaggagtgttgg ggagaagctggtgaatgTGGCAGTGGAGCTGCTGAGCACCGAGGTGgcagagaaggccctggtggTGGTGACGCTGCGGCTGCTGGCCGTGTTCATGGCGAAGTACGACTGTCGCGTGCCGTTTGCCACGGAGGGGGGTGTGCGGGCTGTGCTGGCCTGCATGCAGCAGCACGCCTCCTCCGCCCTGGTGcagcaggctggcctggca GCCCTGAAGGTGCTGGTGGGAGCTGTGTCCAGCGAGCCAGGAGGTGCCGGTGGGAAGCCCTTGCCCCTGAACCACGCCGACGCGCAGATGATGCGGGAGATCTTTGCCAGCATCGGCTCTGCCTCCAGCGAGGGCTCGGCAAGCCTGCTGagtgccatccctgctgccatgAGCACCATGCAGAGGGTCCCAGG GGGCTCCTCAGGCGTGCAGAACGGCTTGCTGGTGGTGAACATGCTGATGGACAGCCACCGGGGCCTGGCGGAGCAGCTGGTGAGCTGCGATCTCCCCacggtgctgcagagctgctggtgggacgGGCAGAGCACCGTCTGCCCTCACGCGATGCTGGCCCTCAGCGCCATCAACCGCCTCACGGAGCACCGGCTACCCCTGGGCCCGGAGATGGCAG GCAGAGAGGCCCCGCTGGACCTGAGGGACATGCGGAGGCTTCTGGGCGGCCTGGGGGACGGCACCTTGTCCAAGGATGTGGTGGTGGCCCTGGAGCGGCAGCTCTGCAGTGAAGGCCCCGTCCCCTCTGGCGAGGtggcccagctgctgcaggacccCCGGTGCTTCAGGCTGCTGCTGCGCAGCTTTGAGCTGCTGGGGGCGGAGAAGGCCGTGAGCCTGAGCATCCTCAG GATCCTGAACAAGTTCCTGGACGGTTACCAGGAGGACGCGCTGCCCTGGCACGAGTGTGTGGAGCCCTGTTTGTCCTCCCTGAGTGCCCACAGCAGTGAGCGGGAG CAGGTGGTGCAGGAGGTCGTTGGCTTCCTGCACCGCCTGGCCACTGCCAGCAAGGACTGCGCGGTGGTGATGTGCCGCCTGGGCACCCGCGAGGCTCTGGCCAAAGCCCTGGACAAGCACAGCACGGCCCCGTCGCTGGCGCCAGCCCTGCTCGACCTGGTGATTGACTGTGAGAAGTACGCCAGTCTCTACAAGAAGCTGACGACCAGCATCTTGGctggctgcatccag CTGGTCCTGGGGCAGATTGAGGAGCACCGCCGGAGCCACCGGCCCATCAGCATCCCCTTCTTTGATGTCTTTCTGCACAACCTGTGCCGAG GCTCCAGCGTGGAGGTGAAGGAGGACAAGTGCTGGGAGAAGGTGCAGGTCTCCTCCAACCCCCACCGTGCCAGCAAGCTCACGGACAGGAACCCCAAGACCTACTGGGAGTCGAACGGCAGCACCGGCTCCCACTTCATCACTGTCCACATGCAGTGTGGTGTGGTGATCAG GGAGATGAGCATGCTGGTGGCCAGCGAGGACTCCAGCTACATGCCGGCCCGTGTCGTGGTGCTGGGGGGAGACAGCCCTGCCGCCATCAGAACTGAGCTCAACGCG GTGACCGTCCTGCCCTCGGACAGCAGAGTGATCCTGCTGGAGAACATGACCCGCTTCTGGCCCGTCATCCAGATCCGGGTGAAGCGGTGCCAGCAG GGCGGCATTGACACACGTGTGCGTGGCATCGAGGTGCTGGGTCCCAAGCCCACTTTCTGGCCCATCTTCAAGGAGCAACTGTGCCGGCGGACGTTCCTCTCCTGCACTGCTCGGGCTCATGCCTGGTGCCAGGAGATCTGCCGGGACCgggggcagctgctgcagctctttgGCAG GCTGAACCGGGCGCTGCGGCACGAGCAGGGCTTCGCCGACCGCTTCCTCCCTGACGACGAGGCGGCCCGGGCCTTGGGCAGGACgtgctgggaggccttggtgaaCCCCTTGGTGCAGAGCATCACCAGCCCAG ACCCCCACGGCATCAGCCCTCTGGCCTGGCTGCTGAGCGAGTACCTGCAGAGTGTGGAGCCACCCAGCCGCGGTGCTGCCTTTGGTTCCCGTGTGCGGCGCCTGACCCAGCTCCTGGTGCATGTGGACCCCGGCAGCCCAGAGCCAGAGGAGGCAAGAGCAGCTG gcgggaaggaggggaagaacaaGGAGGTGCCGGCCAGAGCTGCGAAGGCGGCGGTGGAGAAGTCAAGTGGCCTGTGGGGCATCTCGCAGTGCTGGCGTGGCGTGGTGCAACAGCAG GTGCAGCGGTTcctggaggcagcagggcaggcgcCGGACCTTGTGGAGCGATACTGCGGGCTGTACCAGCGCCTGCGCGGTGCCACGGAGGAGCTCTTTGGGCAGCAGGCCGCCTTTgtgctggccctgggccagggcttcgCGGGAGCGTTGCTGCAGCTCCCCTTCCTTACCGCCCTGCAC GTGAGCGAGCAGTTCGCCCGCTACCTGGACGGGCAGATCCAGGAGCTCCACGGGGCTGTGGGCAGCGCAGGGCCGCTGCACCGGCTGCAGCAGATCCTGGAGCCCTTTGTCGTCTTCAGTGGCCTGGAGCTCGCCCACACCTTCGAGCACTTCTACCG GCACTACCTGGGGGACCGGCTCCTGGCGCAAGGACCGTCTTGGCTGGAAGGAGCCATCGTGGAGCAGATCGGGCTGTGCTTCCCCAGCCGCTTCCCCCAAGAGATGCTGAGCAACTTGGCTGAGTCGGAGGAGCTCCAGCAGCAGTTTTACCTcttccagctgcaggagcaggacaaGCGTCTGCTGGAGCTGGACACGGGCCTGGACGAG GCCCTGGGGACGGCCTCGGTGGCGGACGTGCCGGAGGTGAAGGTGCTGGCCCTGTCCCCGCGCTGCTGGCCTGTTTCCCCGTTGTGCTACATGGACGAACCTGGGAGGTTTTTCTCAGCGGGCCTGAGCGCCCCCCTGGATGAGTTTGCCGAGTTCTGCAGGCGGA GCCAGGGCCAGCTGGGCTGGGAGTGCACGAAGCCCCGGCGGTTGCAGTGGACGTGGCTGGGCCATGCCGAGCTGCAGTTTGGAGACTGCGTCCTCCAGGTGTCCACGCTGCAGATGTACATCCTGCTGTGCTTCAACAGCGCCGAG GAGGTGGCTGTGGAGGCCCTGGTGCAGGCTACGGGGCTCCCTGCTGACCTGGTGCACCACGCGCTGACACCGCTGACCCACGGCGAGGGCATCCTGGTGTGGAGATGCCCACCGGGAG GGCCCAGCTCAGGGCTTGGCTGA